The DNA segment TTTTCCATTTTTAATATCAAAATCTATTGTAGAAATTGGTGCAGCTATATACATAGGAATTTCAAATTTCTTTGCGATTTCTGAAAGCATATATGTTCCTATTTTATTAGCAGTATCACCATTCGAAGCTATTCTATCTGCTCCAACAACAATTAAATCTATTTTTTTATCTCTAATTAAAGTTGCAGCTACACTGTCAGAAATTAGAGTTGCTGGTATACCTTCTTCAACTAATTCAAAAGCCGTTAATCTTGCCCCTTGAAGTCTTGGCCTTGTTTCATCAGCAAAGACTTTTATATTTTTCCCAGATAAATGAGCCGATCTTATAACTCCAATAGCTGTTCCATATCCAGCTGTTGCAAGCGCACCAGCATTACAATGTGTAAGAATAGTTGCATTTTTATCTATTAATTCATTGCCATAATTTCCAATATTTTTATTAATCTTTATATCTTCTTTTTTTATTTCATTAGCATTTTCAAGAAGTTTTTTACATATAAAACTTATATCTTGATTTTCATATTTTTTTATAATTTTTTTCTGTTCTTTTACTGCCCACATAAGATTAACTGCTGTAGGTCTTGCTTTTGAAATTTCTTTACATGCCAAATTCATTTTATAAAAAAAATCATTTTTATCAATATTTTCAAATTCTTTTGCCGCAAGATAAACAGTATACGCACCGACAATACCTATTGCTGGAGCTCCTCTAACGATCATATCTGATATAGCAAAAATACCTTCC comes from the Oceanotoga teriensis genome and includes:
- the mtnA gene encoding S-methyl-5-thioribose-1-phosphate isomerase, with the translated sequence MKTVDFINEEMILIDQRKLPVEKVFFKTKNYKEGIFAISDMIVRGAPAIGIVGAYTVYLAAKEFENIDKNDFFYKMNLACKEISKARPTAVNLMWAVKEQKKIIKKYENQDISFICKKLLENANEIKKEDIKINKNIGNYGNELIDKNATILTHCNAGALATAGYGTAIGVIRSAHLSGKNIKVFADETRPRLQGARLTAFELVEEGIPATLISDSVAATLIRDKKIDLIVVGADRIASNGDTANKIGTYMLSEIAKKFEIPMYIAAPISTIDFDIKNGKEIIIEERDKSEITHIKGVQIAPKEIDVYNPAFDVTPAENITAIITEKGILYPPFEESISKLMKK